Proteins from a single region of Cytophagaceae bacterium:
- a CDS encoding GMC family oxidoreductase, which produces MNLINKEKRTFDAIVIGSGISGGWAAKELTGKGLKTLVLERGKDVPHITGYPTTLYQPWDFEHRNQLPLAIREENPTVSKCYAFYEGTEQFFVKDKEHPYVQEKPFDWIRGYQVGGKSLLWARQTQRWSKYDFEGPTRDGFAVEWPISYDDLAPWYSYVEKFAGISGNKDGLDQLPDGEFLAPHEFNCVEDYFSKKVAEKYKGSRHVIMGRCAHLTTPKQIHFDQGRAQCQHRTICERGCPYGGYFSSNASTLPWAMKTGKMSLRPHSVVHSIIYDDAKQKASGVKVIDALTGEMTEFYAKIIFVNAAALNSNLILLNSVSNRFPNGLGNDSGVLGKYVAFHNYRARVWGEYDGFLDKTTEGNRPNSPYIPRFRNVLKQETDFLRGYAAGFGAGRMSHNSQEGLGETLKNNLHKTINDGWYVGSHMMGETIPKESNYVALDKNLKDPFGIPQLKISVAYDDNDDKMVKDYIEQMTEMFEMAGFKNVKSADSKQAAGLDIHEMGGVRMGKDPQTSMLNAFNQLHACKNVFVTDGASMTSTSTQNPSLTYMALTARAADYAVKEMKKGNL; this is translated from the coding sequence ATGAACTTAATAAATAAAGAAAAAAGAACCTTTGATGCCATTGTGATTGGTTCGGGAATCAGTGGGGGATGGGCAGCGAAAGAGCTTACTGGTAAGGGCTTGAAAACCTTGGTTCTGGAAAGAGGAAAAGATGTGCCTCATATCACGGGATATCCTACCACACTCTATCAACCATGGGATTTTGAGCACAGAAACCAATTGCCCCTGGCCATAAGAGAAGAAAACCCGACTGTAAGTAAATGTTACGCTTTCTATGAAGGCACTGAGCAGTTTTTTGTAAAAGACAAAGAGCATCCTTATGTGCAGGAGAAACCATTTGACTGGATTCGGGGGTATCAGGTAGGTGGAAAGTCTCTCCTATGGGCACGACAAACTCAACGCTGGAGTAAATATGACTTTGAAGGGCCCACCCGCGATGGTTTTGCCGTGGAATGGCCTATTAGCTACGACGATTTAGCTCCATGGTATAGCTATGTAGAGAAGTTTGCCGGAATTTCGGGTAACAAAGACGGACTCGACCAACTGCCCGATGGGGAGTTTTTAGCTCCGCATGAGTTTAATTGTGTTGAGGATTATTTCAGTAAAAAAGTAGCTGAAAAATACAAAGGCAGCCGGCATGTAATCATGGGGAGATGTGCCCACCTTACTACCCCAAAGCAGATTCACTTCGATCAGGGTAGAGCTCAGTGCCAGCATCGCACTATCTGCGAGCGGGGCTGTCCTTATGGTGGATATTTCAGCAGCAATGCTTCCACCCTGCCGTGGGCCATGAAAACGGGAAAAATGTCACTCAGGCCGCATAGTGTGGTGCATAGTATCATTTATGATGATGCCAAACAAAAGGCAAGTGGCGTGAAAGTTATTGATGCCCTTACGGGAGAAATGACTGAGTTCTATGCAAAAATAATTTTTGTCAACGCTGCTGCCTTAAATTCTAACCTCATTTTGCTTAATTCTGTCTCTAATCGTTTCCCAAACGGTCTTGGAAATGATAGCGGGGTTTTGGGAAAATATGTAGCTTTCCATAATTACAGGGCAAGAGTATGGGGTGAATATGACGGATTTTTGGATAAAACCACCGAAGGAAACCGACCTAACAGCCCGTACATCCCCCGGTTCAGGAATGTCCTTAAGCAGGAAACCGACTTTTTGCGTGGCTATGCAGCGGGTTTTGGTGCGGGAAGAATGAGTCATAATAGCCAGGAAGGATTAGGTGAAACACTTAAAAATAATCTCCATAAAACTATCAATGATGGCTGGTATGTGGGCTCGCACATGATGGGTGAAACTATCCCGAAAGAAAGCAATTATGTAGCATTGGACAAAAACCTCAAGGATCCTTTTGGTATTCCTCAACTCAAAATATCCGTAGCCTATGATGACAACGATGATAAAATGGTGAAGGATTACATTGAGCAAATGACTGAAATGTTTGAAATGGCTGGCTTTAAGAATGTAAAATCGGCTGATAGTAAGCAGGCTGCCGGGCTCGATATTCATGAGATGGGAGGAGTACGTATGGGTAAAGACCCCCAAACTTCCATGTTAAACGCCTTCAACCAGCTGCATGCATGTAAAAATGTATTCGTGACTGACGGTGCCAGCATGACCTCAACCTCAACCCAAAACCCATCGCTCACCTATATGGCTCTTACGGCTCGTGCAGCAGACTATGCAGTGAAGGAGATGAAGAAGGGGAATTTGTAA
- a CDS encoding gluconate 2-dehydrogenase subunit 3 family protein, producing MKRREVFSSLTLGIVGAVSLPSWANNWTAKNLKPDSLELNTSEEDLLEAICEAIIPETDTPGSRTLQIPKFVKLMVTDMHKVADQDKFKKGLAKVNELSISLFGKSFEGSNTQQKLHLLQGFGMSSDENLRFFMDATKRYAVRAYTTSEYYQVNIEKFEFAPARYHGCVPLNQ from the coding sequence ATGAAACGACGCGAAGTTTTTTCGAGCCTGACCCTTGGTATTGTCGGTGCGGTTAGTCTCCCTTCCTGGGCAAATAACTGGACAGCCAAAAATCTTAAACCTGACAGTTTAGAACTTAACACTTCAGAGGAAGACCTCCTCGAGGCCATTTGTGAAGCAATAATTCCCGAAACCGATACTCCAGGTTCCAGAACATTACAAATACCCAAATTTGTAAAACTCATGGTGACAGATATGCATAAGGTGGCTGACCAGGACAAGTTTAAAAAGGGACTGGCAAAGGTAAACGAACTCTCAATTTCTCTTTTCGGAAAATCTTTTGAAGGTTCAAATACTCAGCAGAAGCTTCACTTATTGCAGGGCTTTGGGATGAGTTCTGACGAAAACCTGAGGTTTTTTATGGATGCCACCAAACGATATGCCGTGCGAGCGTATACTACTTCAGAATATTATCAGGTCAACATTGAGAAATTTGAATTTGCTCCTGCCCGTTATCATGGCTGTGTGCCTTTAAATCAGTAA
- a CDS encoding DUF1080 domain-containing protein, with protein MKKVLWFIFITANSFGQITAPPKEWKQLFNGKDLKNWDIKIRNYDLNDNFGNTFSVKDKKIVVNTDAYDPFNYRYGHMFYKGDFSYYKIAVEYRFVGEQAKGGEDWAWRNSGIMIHGQPANTMLKDQDFPVSIEVQLLGGKGDGKPRTNCNLCTPGTHVTYENKFDTRHCINSTSKTFDGDQWVRAEVEVLGDSLIRHFINNELVMTYEKPVIGGGVVSGYDPKIKPDGQALSHGSISLQSESHAIEFRKVELLELEGCMDPKAKNFKNYYQKADNKKCKY; from the coding sequence ATGAAAAAAGTCCTTTGGTTTATTTTCATAACCGCCAATTCATTTGGTCAAATCACAGCCCCCCCAAAAGAATGGAAGCAACTCTTCAATGGCAAAGACCTGAAAAACTGGGATATAAAAATCAGAAATTATGATCTTAATGATAATTTCGGAAATACTTTTTCGGTAAAAGACAAAAAAATAGTGGTCAATACCGATGCTTACGACCCATTTAACTACCGCTATGGGCACATGTTTTACAAAGGTGATTTTTCTTATTACAAAATAGCTGTTGAGTACCGTTTTGTAGGTGAGCAAGCCAAAGGCGGAGAAGATTGGGCCTGGCGAAACAGTGGCATCATGATTCATGGTCAACCTGCCAATACTATGCTCAAAGACCAGGATTTTCCGGTTTCCATAGAGGTACAGCTGCTTGGTGGAAAAGGAGACGGCAAACCCAGAACCAACTGTAACCTTTGTACACCGGGAACGCACGTAACTTATGAAAACAAATTTGACACCCGACACTGCATCAATTCTACTTCAAAAACATTTGATGGTGACCAATGGGTAAGAGCCGAAGTGGAGGTTTTGGGAGATTCTTTAATCAGACATTTTATAAATAACGAGCTGGTAATGACCTACGAAAAGCCGGTAATAGGAGGCGGAGTAGTAAGTGGATATGATCCAAAAATCAAGCCCGATGGTCAGGCTCTCAGCCATGGAAGTATTTCATTGCAGAGTGAAAGCCACGCGATAGAGTTTAGAAAGGTCGAACTCCTTGAGCTTGAAGGTTGCATGGACCCCAAAGCTAAAAACTTTAAAAACTATTATCAAAAAGCTGATAATAAGAAGTGTAAATACTAA
- a CDS encoding putative toxin-antitoxin system toxin component, PIN family: MKVVVDTNIWVSLAIGSKSITYDFFELLNSTNIEFIVCEGLIDEIVATLEKEKIRNYLSKDRVILLFDILENHTSSFISHSKNTFCRDLNDDYLINLAIDSESEILITGDKDLLILNSVENIKILTIKQLLDFIKKPS, from the coding sequence ATGAAAGTCGTAGTTGATACCAATATTTGGGTAAGCCTTGCGATTGGAAGCAAATCTATTACATACGATTTTTTCGAATTATTAAATTCAACAAATATAGAATTCATTGTATGTGAAGGACTTATAGATGAAATTGTAGCAACTCTAGAAAAAGAAAAAATTCGGAACTATCTTTCTAAAGATAGAGTGATTTTGTTGTTCGATATCCTTGAAAATCATACATCTTCTTTTATTTCACATTCAAAAAATACTTTTTGTAGAGACCTGAATGATGATTATTTAATTAATCTTGCAATAGATTCCGAATCTGAAATTTTAATAACAGGCGATAAAGACCTTTTAATCTTAAATTCTGTGGAAAATATTAAAATCCTAACCATAAAACAATTGTTGGATTTTATAAAAAAACCCAGTTAG
- the glpK gene encoding glycerol kinase GlpK — MNYIASIDQGTTSTRCIFFDKKGKIISVAQKEHEQIFPQPGWVEHNPEEIWRNTQEVIANARIKQQIKIENILACGITNQRETTVVWNRRTGKPYYNALVWQDTRVGKRVDELERTTGSQWFRDKTGLPLATYFSGLKIQWLLENVESLREDAENGTAIFGNMDTFVAWHLTGGINGGLHITDVTNASRTQLMNLETQTWDDEILTLLNIPKAMLPEIKPSSMKYGEIKSEPLAGVPLAGILGDQQAALVGQTCFKPGEAKNTYGTGCFMLLNTGPKPIPSKFGLLTTVAYQFENQPVHYALEGSVAIAGALVQWLRDNLGIIKNSADVQRLAATVEDNGGTYFVPAFSGLYAPYWENSARGVIAGLTRFVNKGHIARAVLEATAYQTLDVLEAMEKDAGLSLSSLRVDGGMVVNEMLMQFQSDMLKVPVIRPEMIETTALGAAYAAGLAVGFWSNLEDLVENWGVDKQWQPQMDETKRATYHKGWKKAIERSRNWED, encoded by the coding sequence ATGAATTACATTGCCTCAATAGACCAGGGGACTACCAGTACCCGTTGTATTTTTTTTGATAAAAAAGGAAAAATAATATCTGTCGCTCAAAAAGAGCATGAGCAGATTTTTCCTCAGCCCGGCTGGGTAGAACACAACCCCGAGGAAATCTGGCGAAATACCCAGGAAGTAATTGCCAACGCCCGTATCAAACAACAGATCAAAATCGAGAATATTTTGGCTTGTGGTATCACCAACCAAAGGGAAACCACCGTCGTTTGGAACCGCCGCACAGGAAAGCCCTATTACAATGCCCTCGTGTGGCAAGATACCCGTGTAGGGAAACGTGTCGACGAACTCGAAAGAACCACCGGAAGCCAATGGTTTCGTGATAAAACCGGTCTTCCTCTAGCCACTTATTTCAGTGGTTTGAAAATTCAATGGCTGCTTGAAAATGTGGAGAGTTTGCGGGAAGATGCCGAAAATGGTACGGCGATTTTTGGTAACATGGATACATTTGTGGCCTGGCATCTGACCGGAGGAATCAACGGAGGCCTCCACATTACCGATGTGACCAACGCTTCACGTACCCAACTCATGAACCTTGAAACCCAAACCTGGGACGATGAAATTCTCACTTTACTAAACATCCCCAAAGCCATGTTGCCCGAAATCAAACCGAGCAGCATGAAATATGGAGAGATTAAGTCAGAACCATTAGCTGGAGTACCACTTGCCGGAATTTTGGGTGACCAACAGGCTGCATTGGTTGGACAAACCTGCTTTAAACCTGGGGAAGCTAAAAACACTTATGGTACCGGTTGCTTTATGCTATTGAATACAGGCCCGAAGCCCATCCCTTCGAAATTTGGACTCTTGACAACTGTTGCTTACCAGTTTGAAAACCAGCCTGTTCATTATGCCTTAGAAGGATCCGTTGCTATTGCCGGGGCTTTGGTTCAATGGCTCAGGGACAACCTCGGAATCATAAAAAACTCAGCAGATGTACAGAGGCTGGCAGCAACTGTTGAGGATAATGGCGGAACGTATTTTGTTCCGGCATTCTCCGGTCTGTACGCACCTTATTGGGAGAATTCAGCCCGAGGAGTGATCGCAGGCCTTACCCGATTTGTCAACAAGGGCCACATTGCGAGAGCGGTATTGGAAGCCACTGCTTATCAGACTCTTGATGTATTGGAAGCGATGGAAAAAGACGCCGGACTTTCGCTTTCTTCGTTGAGAGTTGATGGAGGTATGGTGGTCAACGAGATGCTCATGCAGTTTCAGTCTGACATGCTTAAAGTACCTGTAATAAGACCCGAAATGATTGAAACCACCGCACTTGGTGCTGCGTATGCTGCAGGCCTGGCAGTGGGATTCTGGTCAAATCTTGAAGATTTGGTAGAAAACTGGGGTGTAGATAAACAATGGCAACCTCAAATGGATGAAACGAAAAGAGCAACCTATCATAAAGGCTGGAAAAAGGCAATAGAACGTTCGCGAAACTGGGAAGATTAA
- a CDS encoding 2,4-dihydroxyhept-2-ene-1,7-dioic acid aldolase has protein sequence MQNTLKKKWAEGQPVTNAWVSSPSAWNVEILATTSFDAITIDAQHGLASDLNTMVQMLQVMKASSATSFVRLPANDPAYIMRMLDAGVEGLICPMLNTAEETEAFVRATKYYPEGNRSIGPTRASVVFGENYMQTANQHTITFAMIETPDALKNMREMAKVEHLNGFYIGPWDLSASLGYKKLADFEDPGFLKILKEILAVAEENHLITGIHAGNPKNARLFADLGFKFLTMFNDSSALKTIAKNTLDEFHNNDGKSKLSGY, from the coding sequence ATGCAAAATACCTTAAAAAAGAAATGGGCTGAAGGGCAACCGGTAACCAATGCCTGGGTGAGTTCGCCCTCGGCCTGGAATGTCGAAATTCTGGCCACTACGAGCTTTGATGCAATCACTATCGACGCTCAACATGGCCTTGCCTCAGACCTCAACACTATGGTGCAAATGCTTCAGGTCATGAAGGCATCCTCAGCCACTTCATTTGTAAGGCTCCCGGCCAACGACCCCGCTTACATTATGCGTATGCTAGATGCCGGTGTAGAAGGGTTGATATGCCCTATGCTCAATACTGCCGAGGAAACTGAGGCTTTTGTGAGAGCAACCAAATATTACCCGGAAGGCAATAGAAGTATAGGTCCAACCCGAGCCAGTGTGGTTTTTGGAGAAAATTATATGCAAACCGCCAACCAGCACACCATCACATTCGCCATGATAGAGACGCCTGATGCTCTCAAAAATATGCGGGAAATGGCCAAAGTTGAACATCTGAATGGTTTTTATATAGGTCCATGGGACTTAAGTGCATCTCTGGGTTATAAGAAATTGGCTGATTTTGAAGACCCGGGCTTCCTTAAAATTCTCAAAGAAATATTGGCAGTAGCCGAAGAAAACCATCTCATCACAGGGATTCATGCCGGAAACCCAAAAAATGCAAGATTATTTGCTGACCTGGGATTCAAATTCCTTACGATGTTTAATGACTCCTCGGCCTTAAAAACCATTGCAAAAAATACTTTGGATGAGTTTCATAATAACGATGGAAAAAGCAAATTGAGCGGGTATTAA
- a CDS encoding ATP-binding protein, with protein sequence MITRKIEGLIKNRLFQGKTLLIFGPRQVGKTTLLNEILRTTNVQGIYLNADLPIIREGLSNAGFEQIGATIGTNRLVVIDEAQRIKNIGLTLKIMHDNFPEVQVLATGSSAFELANDINEPLTGRKIEFKMYPVSWAELVENTGYLQALDQLENRMIYGMYPDVINQKGNEEEILTELNTSYLYKDLLSYSGIRKPQILEKLLKALALQLGNEVSLNELGRMLEIDKATVENYLDLLEKAFVIFRLQPFSRNLRNEITSSRKIYFYDNGIRNAIIQNYNVLNLRNDTGALWENFLISERMKKNQYERRIVSNYFWRTHAQQEIDYVEESNGQLQAFEFKWNPKAKTKFPLPFKNEYSPSKSEVIHRENFNTFL encoded by the coding sequence ATGATAACAAGAAAAATAGAAGGCTTGATAAAAAATCGTCTGTTTCAAGGTAAAACTTTGCTGATATTTGGCCCAAGGCAAGTAGGAAAAACTACACTTTTGAATGAAATTCTCAGAACGACTAATGTTCAAGGGATTTACCTAAATGCTGACCTGCCTATAATTAGAGAAGGGCTTTCCAATGCGGGTTTTGAGCAAATTGGTGCCACAATTGGCACAAACAGACTGGTGGTGATTGATGAAGCTCAACGAATCAAAAATATAGGTCTTACCCTGAAAATCATGCATGACAATTTCCCGGAGGTGCAGGTGCTGGCGACGGGCTCATCAGCATTTGAGCTGGCCAATGATATAAATGAGCCATTGACTGGCAGGAAAATTGAATTTAAGATGTATCCTGTAAGCTGGGCTGAACTTGTGGAAAATACTGGGTATTTGCAAGCACTCGATCAATTGGAGAATCGCATGATTTATGGTATGTATCCCGATGTCATCAATCAAAAGGGTAATGAAGAAGAGATATTGACTGAGCTCAACACTTCTTATCTTTATAAAGATTTACTTTCATATTCGGGTATTAGAAAACCACAAATTCTTGAAAAACTGCTCAAGGCTCTTGCATTACAACTAGGCAATGAAGTATCACTGAATGAACTTGGCAGAATGTTGGAAATCGATAAAGCAACTGTAGAAAACTATCTGGATCTTCTCGAAAAAGCATTTGTTATATTTAGACTACAACCATTTAGCCGTAATCTAAGAAATGAAATTACTTCGAGTCGAAAGATATATTTTTATGATAATGGAATAAGAAACGCTATCATTCAAAACTATAATGTTTTAAATCTAAGAAATGATACCGGGGCACTATGGGAGAATTTCTTGATTAGCGAAAGAATGAAAAAGAATCAGTATGAAAGACGAATCGTGTCAAACTATTTCTGGCGTACACATGCACAACAGGAAATCGACTATGTAGAGGAATCAAACGGCCAGTTGCAGGCATTCGAATTCAAGTGGAATCCTAAAGCAAAAACTAAGTTTCCACTTCCATTTAAAAATGAGTACTCTCCCTCCAAATCTGAAGTGATACACAGGGAAAACTTTAATACTTTTCTTTAA